In Pelagibaculum spongiae, one genomic interval encodes:
- a CDS encoding DUF1989 domain-containing protein, giving the protein MKTFNPAKPDGENETLTIALPDSGTPTLGNTYQVPARCGIAVKMTAGQSIKITNPSGHQVCDFWAFYQHDLNEYLSMEHLRTSLGKIIPVPGDAIVSNMRRPLLTFLVDSSPGIHDTLIAACDHQRYQQLGCNDYHDNCTDNLRMALLAIGCQAPAIPSPFNLWMNVPVDASGNTSFEAPLCSAGDYVVFKAEYDVIIVLSACPQDITPVNGANCQPAPVDFMIFIDD; this is encoded by the coding sequence ATGAAGACGTTCAACCCCGCAAAGCCTGACGGCGAAAACGAAACGCTCACCATAGCACTACCTGATAGCGGTACACCAACGCTCGGGAATACTTATCAAGTACCAGCTAGGTGCGGCATAGCCGTAAAAATGACTGCTGGGCAATCTATCAAAATCACCAACCCTTCGGGTCATCAGGTATGTGACTTCTGGGCATTTTACCAGCACGATTTAAATGAATATTTGTCAATGGAGCACCTTCGAACTTCACTTGGAAAAATCATTCCAGTGCCGGGCGATGCTATTGTCTCAAATATGAGAAGGCCTCTTCTTACTTTTCTGGTTGACTCATCTCCAGGCATTCACGATACATTAATTGCTGCTTGTGACCATCAAAGATATCAGCAACTTGGGTGTAATGATTATCATGATAATTGCACCGATAATTTGCGAATGGCACTCCTTGCCATTGGTTGTCAGGCGCCTGCAATACCCTCTCCTTTCAATCTATGGATGAATGTACCTGTCGATGCCAGCGGCAATACTAGTTTTGAAGCACCGTTATGTTCAGCCGGAGACTACGTCGTATTTAAAGCCGAATATGATGTAATTATTGTATTGTCAGCTTGCCCTCAGGATATCACTCCTGTAAATGGCGCAAATTGCCAACCTGCACCCGTCGACTTCATGATTTTTATCGACGATTAA
- a CDS encoding polysaccharide deacetylase family protein — MIKNPIQWPNGAKCACAITFDIDADSLIHISKPTDGHNRLYPISMGKYGPEVAIPRILETFKKLGIKQTFFAPGWVIEQYPQAMESIMEGGHEIAHHGYLHEDPTGHGPDEQRYWFERAIESHQKVLGQKPKGYRAPVYNVNPTVIDLLNEHDFLYESSLMGDDIPYILQSGQKKLVEMPVHWGNDDWPPFAHYPEIGYMMPVSSPSQGLDTFWQEFEAQYANNGFWMSIWHPFLTGRLARWHQVEKWLESTLENNNVWFATLSEIAQHVKKESEKENNLIRVDHLPYYQRPVKLNR; from the coding sequence TTGATAAAAAACCCTATTCAATGGCCCAACGGTGCTAAATGCGCATGTGCAATAACATTCGATATTGACGCCGATAGCCTCATCCACATATCTAAACCTACTGATGGCCATAATCGACTATACCCAATTTCAATGGGTAAATATGGCCCGGAAGTAGCGATACCCAGGATTTTAGAGACATTTAAAAAACTCGGTATTAAGCAAACATTTTTTGCTCCAGGCTGGGTGATTGAACAGTATCCACAAGCCATGGAATCAATTATGGAAGGAGGGCATGAAATAGCACACCATGGCTATTTACATGAAGACCCCACTGGACATGGCCCTGACGAACAAAGATATTGGTTTGAAAGAGCAATCGAGTCTCACCAGAAAGTACTCGGGCAAAAACCTAAGGGCTACCGAGCACCTGTTTACAATGTAAACCCAACTGTAATTGATCTTTTGAATGAACACGATTTTTTATATGAAAGCTCTCTAATGGGCGATGATATTCCATATATTTTACAATCCGGTCAAAAGAAACTAGTAGAAATGCCGGTACACTGGGGCAATGATGACTGGCCTCCTTTTGCTCACTATCCAGAAATTGGCTACATGATGCCTGTATCTTCACCTAGCCAAGGGCTTGATACATTTTGGCAAGAATTTGAAGCACAATATGCTAATAATGGGTTTTGGATGTCAATCTGGCACCCCTTTTTAACAGGCCGTCTTGCACGATGGCACCAAGTAGAAAAGTGGCTAGAATCAACCCTTGAAAATAATAATGTGTGGTTCGCTACGCTTTCTGAAATCGCACAACATGTAAAAAAAGAATCTGAAAAAGAAAACAATTTAATACGGGTTGACCATCTTCCATATTATCAGCGCCCGGTAAAATTAAATCGATGA
- a CDS encoding FMN-dependent NADH-azoreductase, which produces MGKPINILAINSSARKNRSITREMVDLFLEQVNSKTQTNIVNRDVGMSPPSFINENWIAAAFTDKDALTQEQKEILSESDSLINEIKSADIIVIGAPMYNYSMPASLKAWFDQIARVGLTFSFDLSRGDQPIEPILIGKQLVVLSSRGEFDFAIGKQRAHLNGLDPALSACAHYLGASANEMKSAIVEYEEFKDHRWETSVKNAKKEIKAIAENLVVSSR; this is translated from the coding sequence ATGGGTAAACCAATTAATATTTTAGCGATTAATTCCAGCGCGAGAAAAAATAGATCAATCACAAGGGAGATGGTTGATTTATTTTTAGAACAGGTAAATTCTAAAACACAAACAAACATAGTCAACAGAGATGTTGGCATGTCTCCACCAAGCTTTATTAATGAGAACTGGATTGCGGCAGCATTCACTGACAAAGATGCGTTAACTCAAGAGCAAAAAGAAATACTTTCCGAGTCTGACTCCTTAATAAATGAAATTAAATCAGCTGATATTATAGTCATCGGCGCTCCTATGTATAACTATTCCATGCCTGCTAGCTTGAAAGCATGGTTCGATCAAATCGCTCGTGTTGGCCTTACTTTTTCATTTGATCTCTCAAGGGGTGACCAACCTATCGAACCCATTTTAATTGGAAAGCAATTGGTTGTCTTATCTTCTCGTGGTGAATTTGATTTCGCGATAGGAAAACAAAGAGCACACTTGAATGGACTTGACCCAGCATTAAGCGCCTGCGCACATTACCTCGGCGCTAGCGCTAATGAAATGAAATCTGCCATTGTTGAATATGAAGAATTTAAAGATCACCGGTGGGAAACTTCTGTTAAAAATGCAAAAAAAGAGATAAAAGCAATTGCAGAAAATCTAGTTGTTTCATCGAGATAA
- a CDS encoding amidase family protein codes for MPNLKKTHDLFKKKVNSVKNETIKSLELIKEQSPKFIFTKITEQLALRQAIASDQRYTNQTAKSRLDGATVVWKDLFDQRGFQTLAGSKTRLNCQPALKNAQVVEQLEKAGMISLARTNTTEFAFSGLGCNPHFGTPNSALTENEPLLPGGSSAGSAVAVGLGLAQIGMGTDTSGSIRVPAALNGVFGFRPSTDRYSRDGVFTLSKSLDSVGTIANSLSDIKSIDRILAPNKQQSKKISRTILDISDSIGISWSNTAYRAYEKELIRLESHGFNIEKSSLKSILLTKSLFTSYGTLVAIEAKRRYQALLDSPQSGLIDPFVLHRLKAAPVISDKEYMIYLEQRKKAILLACQETLGSIIASPTVPEIKIETGSISDNFQKQQQTNSELLTTTMIGSFIDLAGIAIPIKENNKVDGSILLSTASKCDQLLINSLSLYGVDS; via the coding sequence ATGCCAAACCTTAAAAAAACACATGATTTATTCAAAAAAAAAGTAAACTCTGTCAAAAATGAAACGATAAAGTCTCTAGAGCTTATAAAAGAACAATCGCCTAAATTCATATTCACAAAAATAACTGAGCAACTTGCGCTTCGCCAAGCCATTGCGTCAGATCAGCGATACACCAATCAAACTGCCAAGAGTCGATTAGATGGTGCAACAGTCGTATGGAAGGATCTGTTCGACCAAAGAGGTTTTCAAACTCTGGCTGGCTCTAAAACTCGTTTGAATTGCCAACCGGCATTAAAAAATGCACAAGTTGTAGAACAACTAGAAAAAGCAGGCATGATATCTTTAGCCAGAACCAATACAACAGAATTCGCTTTTTCCGGGCTAGGTTGCAACCCTCACTTTGGAACACCTAATTCTGCGCTTACTGAAAACGAACCTTTATTGCCAGGAGGATCTTCTGCAGGTTCTGCAGTGGCGGTTGGTCTTGGACTGGCACAAATTGGAATGGGAACCGACACTTCAGGATCAATTCGTGTTCCTGCAGCCTTAAATGGAGTTTTTGGCTTTCGCCCCAGCACTGATCGATACAGTAGAGATGGTGTGTTTACATTATCAAAATCACTCGACTCCGTTGGCACTATTGCCAATAGTTTGTCCGACATAAAATCAATCGATAGAATTCTTGCTCCAAATAAACAGCAGTCAAAAAAAATTAGCCGAACTATTCTAGATATCTCCGACAGCATTGGTATTTCGTGGTCGAACACTGCATATCGCGCTTATGAAAAAGAATTAATAAGGTTGGAGTCACATGGTTTTAACATTGAAAAATCTTCTTTAAAATCAATATTGCTAACTAAAAGCCTTTTCACTTCTTATGGTACTCTAGTTGCAATAGAAGCAAAAAGACGCTACCAAGCACTTCTTGATAGCCCTCAAAGTGGCCTAATCGATCCGTTTGTATTGCACAGACTCAAAGCTGCACCAGTAATTTCTGATAAAGAATATATGATTTATCTAGAGCAAAGAAAGAAAGCCATTCTTCTTGCGTGCCAAGAAACACTTGGTTCAATCATTGCTAGCCCGACGGTGCCAGAAATAAAAATAGAAACAGGTAGCATATCTGACAATTTTCAAAAGCAACAACAAACAAACAGCGAGCTACTCACGACCACTATGATAGGTAGCTTTATCGATCTTGCTGGAATTGCAATTCCAATTAAAGAAAACAATAAAGTAGACGGTTCTATTCTTTTATCTACTGCATCAAAATGTGATCAATTGTTAATCAACAGTTTGTCATTATATGGAGTTGATTCTTAA
- a CDS encoding polyamine ABC transporter substrate-binding protein, protein MKKNKLITRRSFIKNAAIASSSLAFPSILKAGSPTTLTMLAWYGQAEPDAVEEFERLYNVKIIPKYYVGGEQMIALLAQSPPGTYDIIHADAEYVQQLAAANFLEKLDAEDYPFDDFYSEFQNFPGHWIGKDLYAVISRFGFLGISHNLDVVSVKEASSYKLLWDKKLKNRVGHFDWHLPNLGALSLLNGNSSPYSINKTSWNNLKKTTLSLKPQIRGFYDYGGVLSSLKNGEVSVIPGIGEWITGVLRRDGANVTTTIPEEGGIQFTESFSIGKNSRKAELARKFIQYMAGEKGQYRLANLNVFPAIIPSKKGWKRMIAEKPMEAKHLGMFNGSGNAIDLIQRGRIHIRELPHQQSLEDWNDFWSEYKGS, encoded by the coding sequence ATGAAAAAAAATAAGCTAATAACTAGAAGAAGCTTTATAAAAAATGCAGCTATAGCAAGCAGCAGCTTAGCATTCCCTTCAATTTTAAAGGCTGGATCACCAACAACGTTAACCATGCTCGCTTGGTATGGCCAAGCAGAGCCTGACGCTGTAGAAGAATTCGAACGCCTGTATAATGTTAAAATCATTCCGAAGTATTATGTAGGTGGTGAGCAAATGATTGCACTGCTAGCTCAATCACCTCCAGGAACTTACGATATCATTCATGCTGATGCTGAATATGTTCAACAATTAGCCGCTGCAAATTTTTTAGAAAAATTAGATGCTGAAGACTATCCCTTTGATGATTTTTATTCTGAATTCCAAAACTTCCCAGGCCACTGGATTGGAAAAGATCTTTATGCCGTAATTAGTCGCTTCGGTTTTCTTGGAATATCACATAATCTTGATGTCGTTTCTGTAAAAGAAGCTTCATCTTATAAATTATTGTGGGATAAAAAGCTAAAAAACCGTGTTGGACACTTCGATTGGCATTTGCCAAACCTAGGAGCATTGAGTCTTTTAAATGGCAACAGTAGCCCATATTCGATTAATAAAACTTCGTGGAATAATCTCAAAAAAACCACATTAAGCTTAAAGCCACAAATTCGTGGGTTTTATGATTATGGTGGTGTTTTGTCATCATTAAAAAATGGAGAAGTATCAGTCATTCCTGGCATCGGAGAGTGGATAACCGGCGTACTCAGACGTGATGGGGCTAACGTAACTACAACGATCCCCGAAGAGGGCGGCATTCAATTTACCGAAAGCTTTTCTATCGGAAAAAATTCGAGGAAAGCTGAACTTGCAAGAAAATTCATTCAGTACATGGCGGGTGAAAAAGGCCAATATCGACTTGCAAATCTAAATGTTTTCCCAGCGATTATTCCATCAAAAAAAGGATGGAAAAGAATGATCGCAGAAAAACCTATGGAAGCGAAGCACCTTGGCATGTTTAACGGTTCTGGCAATGCAATAGATTTGATTCAGCGGGGTCGAATTCATATTAGAGAGTTACCACATCAACAAAGCCTCGAAGATTGGAATGATTTCTGGTCAGAATACAAAGGATCTTAG
- a CDS encoding ABC transporter permease: MISKSSISKKLYTGLWSIPLPLWFTLFFVGPILLLFWLSFWDVKNFVMVPGFNLDNWEKILGANYFWSAYTRTILFALGTAILTTAIAFPASLTIAYLMPLKARLVVLGLIIVPFFTSYLVRIYSWQVYLSENGIIQNAFSYIGINIASMLNSPLALYIGFVTLTLPLAIIIQSISVLSLDKSLIDAAYNLGCGPKRIISAVIIPAAKPGIIIGALFVFIFSFGDFVTPTYLGGGKYTTLSILIADTVKSGQQWPRAAVISVIMIITLLITAMCSIAYAYRKR; the protein is encoded by the coding sequence ATGATAAGCAAAAGCAGCATATCAAAGAAGCTATACACTGGACTTTGGTCGATACCTCTGCCCTTGTGGTTTACACTTTTTTTTGTTGGCCCCATATTATTGCTTTTTTGGTTAAGCTTTTGGGATGTCAAAAATTTCGTTATGGTTCCTGGTTTCAATCTTGATAATTGGGAAAAAATATTAGGCGCTAACTATTTTTGGAGCGCATATACACGAACAATTCTATTCGCTTTAGGAACTGCGATACTCACGACCGCTATTGCATTCCCTGCATCGCTAACTATAGCGTACCTTATGCCTCTGAAAGCTAGACTGGTTGTGCTAGGTCTAATCATAGTTCCATTCTTTACCAGCTATTTAGTTAGAATCTACTCATGGCAAGTCTACCTTTCAGAAAACGGTATAATACAAAATGCATTCAGTTATATTGGAATCAATATTGCAAGCATGCTGAACTCACCTCTCGCATTATATATAGGTTTTGTAACTTTAACATTACCACTAGCAATCATCATTCAATCTATTTCTGTACTTTCGTTGGACAAATCCCTTATTGACGCTGCATACAACCTTGGCTGCGGACCAAAAAGAATAATATCTGCAGTAATAATACCTGCTGCGAAGCCAGGAATAATTATTGGTGCTCTTTTTGTTTTCATATTTAGTTTTGGTGATTTTGTGACACCAACCTACCTTGGAGGCGGCAAGTACACTACCTTGTCAATTCTTATTGCTGATACAGTAAAATCTGGTCAGCAATGGCCCAGAGCCGCCGTAATTTCTGTAATTATGATAATAACCCTGCTGATAACGGCAATGTGTAGCATCGCTTACGCATATCGAAAGAGGTGA
- a CDS encoding ABC transporter permease, producing MKTRKLTRYIGVVFCSIILIFLYAPIISNFIFSFNSLRFPTIPLGSFSWEWYQLILNDSLVINAFKNTLIVGFIVAPIATFMGFAAAYSDYRFNFFGKKLVMVFALMPPLIPLVVIGLAMLAYLSRIGLSGTLPAIIVSHVVLTSPFAMAIIRLRFSQIESDLEFAAQNLGATNWLAFKEIIIPMVKNSVITAFLMCLAVSFDEYAVTWFVGGLEETSSVRVLSFLQSAVSPRINAIGSITFAVSILLLLGAQYFVFKKLNQDIKKS from the coding sequence ATGAAAACCAGAAAACTCACAAGATACATTGGTGTTGTATTTTGCTCAATCATATTGATATTTTTATATGCGCCAATAATTTCAAATTTTATATTTTCATTTAATTCATTAAGATTTCCTACAATCCCACTAGGAAGTTTTTCTTGGGAATGGTATCAGTTAATTCTTAACGATAGCTTAGTTATAAATGCTTTTAAAAACACATTGATAGTAGGGTTTATTGTTGCTCCAATAGCTACCTTCATGGGCTTTGCTGCAGCTTATTCTGATTATAGATTTAATTTTTTTGGCAAGAAACTAGTTATGGTTTTTGCTTTAATGCCACCGCTAATTCCACTTGTCGTCATTGGCCTCGCAATGCTGGCTTATTTATCACGGATAGGTCTATCAGGAACGCTTCCTGCCATTATCGTCAGTCATGTAGTGCTAACTTCACCATTTGCTATGGCAATAATACGGCTTAGATTTTCTCAAATAGAGAGTGATCTTGAGTTTGCTGCTCAAAACCTTGGCGCAACAAATTGGCTTGCATTTAAAGAAATAATAATTCCTATGGTAAAAAATTCAGTAATCACTGCTTTCTTAATGTGCCTTGCTGTTTCATTCGACGAATACGCAGTGACATGGTTTGTTGGTGGGTTAGAAGAAACAAGCTCGGTACGTGTGCTCAGCTTCTTGCAATCTGCGGTTAGCCCAAGAATCAATGCAATAGGGTCAATTACCTTTGCAGTTTCAATATTATTATTGCTAGGTGCCCAGTATTTTGTTTTTAAAAAATTAAATCAAGACATCAAGAAATCATAA
- a CDS encoding ABC transporter ATP-binding protein, giving the protein MDSTHISLKKISKMYGNNIAIENLDLDIERGKFIAIMGPSGCGKSTLLRSLAGLESITSGSITCNGEEISKLEIWERNTPLVWQSLALFPFLTVQQNVEFGLKMRGEKAEVRKTKSESWLKRLGLESFANRNVDQLSGGQRQRVALARCLVTEPSVLLLDEPLSALDAHLSVKMQGELKRLQRELGITFIYVTHSHSEAFSMADKVVIMNQGKIEQEGSPKDIYLHPISSFVANFLGGSSIFKCTLKSISSQYSLLESNDGSFKSSTESIKHFILEQSLNMIVRADQITITTEGGWSENEVLCQIIGEEFIGALVNLRLQSKNGTEIIVQQQQRDMEKLDIEIGSSVVAGWHPEDCYLITN; this is encoded by the coding sequence ATGGATAGCACTCATATCTCTTTAAAAAAAATTAGCAAGATGTATGGCAACAACATTGCTATTGAAAATCTTGACCTTGATATTGAACGTGGAAAATTTATAGCCATAATGGGGCCATCTGGCTGCGGAAAATCTACTTTATTACGATCTCTTGCAGGTCTTGAGAGTATTACATCAGGCAGCATAACATGTAATGGTGAAGAAATTAGCAAGCTAGAAATTTGGGAAAGAAACACGCCTTTAGTGTGGCAATCACTGGCACTATTTCCATTTTTAACAGTTCAGCAAAATGTTGAATTTGGTTTGAAAATGCGTGGAGAAAAAGCCGAAGTTCGCAAAACAAAATCTGAATCCTGGCTAAAGCGACTCGGGTTAGAATCTTTTGCAAATAGGAATGTTGATCAATTATCAGGTGGCCAACGGCAACGTGTCGCTTTAGCTAGATGTCTCGTCACTGAACCATCGGTCTTGCTTCTTGATGAACCTTTGTCGGCTTTAGATGCGCACCTTTCAGTAAAAATGCAAGGCGAGTTAAAACGCTTACAACGTGAACTCGGAATTACTTTTATTTATGTGACGCATAGCCATTCTGAAGCTTTCTCCATGGCCGATAAAGTAGTCATAATGAATCAGGGTAAAATTGAACAAGAGGGTTCTCCAAAAGATATATACCTGCATCCAATATCATCTTTTGTAGCCAATTTCCTAGGTGGCAGCAGTATTTTCAAATGCACACTGAAGTCTATTTCCAGTCAATATTCGTTGCTTGAAAGCAATGACGGTAGCTTCAAATCATCTACAGAAAGCATTAAACATTTCATTTTAGAACAATCATTAAACATGATCGTTCGCGCCGATCAAATTACGATAACAACTGAAGGTGGTTGGAGTGAAAATGAAGTTCTATGCCAGATTATTGGTGAAGAATTTATCGGTGCGTTAGTAAACCTTCGTTTGCAATCTAAAAATGGCACTGAAATAATTGTTCAACAACAGCAGAGGGATATGGAAAAACTAGATATAGAAATTGGCTCTTCCGTGGTTGCAGGCTGGCACCCTGAAGACTGTTATTTAATTACAAATTAA
- a CDS encoding SGNH/GDSL hydrolase family protein, which produces MNKKILVYGDSNTWGWIGVEEAFPSTRYNDDERWAGVMSDALGSDVSVAVDGLTVRSTNLDDSNDWNNITADMFNGAKLLPCAIAREMPLDLLIISLGTNDLKSETNRSAKDIAEALIGLSEISNQSASGVAYKYDAPKVLIIAPAPLNSMPHPDFAAMFEGAQKKSKNISFELKKAASGRDIFILDAGEIIGAAASVDGLHISKQQHNQLGIAVAKTVKSILK; this is translated from the coding sequence ATGAATAAAAAAATTCTTGTATATGGTGATTCAAATACATGGGGCTGGATTGGTGTCGAAGAAGCCTTTCCTAGCACTCGCTATAACGATGACGAACGCTGGGCTGGTGTTATGTCAGATGCGCTTGGCAGCGATGTCTCAGTTGCGGTTGATGGTCTTACTGTACGATCAACTAATCTTGATGATAGCAATGACTGGAATAATATCACCGCAGACATGTTTAATGGCGCTAAATTATTGCCCTGTGCCATTGCTCGTGAAATGCCATTAGATTTATTGATAATTTCACTAGGTACCAATGATTTAAAGTCAGAAACAAATCGTTCAGCTAAAGATATTGCAGAAGCACTAATTGGCCTATCAGAAATTTCAAATCAATCTGCAAGTGGCGTCGCTTATAAATATGATGCGCCAAAAGTTTTAATTATTGCTCCTGCACCATTAAATTCTATGCCTCACCCTGATTTTGCAGCTATGTTTGAAGGTGCACAAAAAAAATCAAAGAACATAAGTTTTGAATTAAAAAAGGCTGCTAGTGGAAGAGATATTTTTATACTAGACGCAGGTGAAATTATAGGCGCTGCTGCAAGCGTCGATGGACTTCATATCTCGAAACAGCAGCACAATCAACTCGGTATTGCTGTAGCAAAGACTGTAAAATCAATTTTAAAATAA
- a CDS encoding LysR substrate-binding domain-containing protein, translated as MKRRLPSLNAIRAFESAARLSSITDAADELSVTPTAISHQIRHLENLIDIKLFERSGRKIKLTAQGQKILPMVTKGMDYLAFAFEEVYGGFDENNLSISTTREFALYWLQPRLDEFYAENPKIVLNIHTSEKCADLEHNEIDIAIRYGAIPDEESDSTVLFQEHYIPVANKKNITQKKLNIKISDLTKKRLIDVLWEKTEMNAPTWEKWFNQCETEDYSSYHLMAFDAYNLAFDALRRGHGAALLSSTIVSSEEFSDDFVQLEGPKLPGYYYRLITTRQGKKKLSATRFTQWLLSKIN; from the coding sequence ATGAAGCGACGTCTTCCCTCCTTAAACGCAATTCGTGCTTTTGAGTCCGCAGCAAGGTTATCTAGCATAACAGATGCAGCAGATGAACTCTCAGTTACACCAACTGCAATCAGCCACCAAATTCGACACCTTGAAAACCTCATTGACATTAAATTATTTGAGCGTTCTGGCCGAAAGATAAAGCTAACGGCACAAGGTCAAAAAATCCTACCCATGGTTACAAAAGGTATGGACTACCTAGCGTTTGCATTTGAAGAAGTCTATGGTGGATTTGATGAAAATAATTTAAGCATTAGTACAACAAGAGAATTTGCTCTTTATTGGTTACAGCCTAGGCTGGATGAATTTTATGCAGAAAACCCTAAAATTGTTTTAAATATTCATACCAGTGAAAAGTGCGCCGATTTAGAACATAATGAAATCGATATTGCTATTCGTTATGGTGCTATTCCAGATGAAGAATCTGATAGCACTGTTCTTTTCCAAGAGCACTACATTCCAGTAGCAAATAAAAAAAATATTACTCAGAAAAAGTTAAATATAAAAATATCTGATTTAACAAAAAAAAGATTAATCGATGTTTTGTGGGAAAAAACAGAAATGAATGCCCCTACATGGGAAAAATGGTTCAATCAATGCGAAACTGAAGACTATTCCTCATATCATTTAATGGCTTTTGATGCATATAACTTAGCATTTGATGCGTTAAGACGAGGTCATGGAGCAGCACTCCTCAGTAGCACTATTGTTAGCTCAGAAGAGTTCTCTGATGATTTCGTGCAACTTGAAGGCCCCAAGTTGCCAGGTTATTATTATCGTTTGATAACAACTCGGCAGGGTAAAAAAAAGCTCTCAGCAACACGCTTTACGCAGTGGCTTTTATCAAAGATAAATTAA
- a CDS encoding YybH family protein, with protein sequence MKFQKKLFFAIGGFALITACASNQSKDLYQAIDKGNKATASAILNGNADLIADTYTDDGYVLSPDTPTIQGKSDVKQFWTDVINSGIEDVKIETGEVYSSGDLAYAVGTLAVTPKNGKEGFSRYVLVFKKVAGDWKLHIDIWTPSA encoded by the coding sequence ATGAAATTCCAAAAAAAGCTCTTTTTTGCAATAGGAGGATTTGCTTTGATTACAGCATGTGCATCGAATCAGTCAAAAGATTTATATCAAGCGATTGATAAAGGAAATAAAGCTACGGCTTCAGCTATTTTGAATGGCAACGCTGATTTAATAGCAGATACATATACAGATGATGGATATGTACTCTCTCCAGATACTCCGACAATACAAGGAAAGAGTGATGTCAAACAGTTTTGGACTGATGTTATCAATTCAGGTATTGAAGACGTAAAAATTGAAACTGGCGAAGTCTATAGTTCAGGTGATCTAGCGTATGCTGTTGGTACATTAGCAGTGACACCAAAGAACGGAAAAGAAGGATTTAGTCGATACGTTTTAGTCTTTAAAAAAGTAGCGGGTGACTGGAAGCTACATATTGATATATGGACGCCTTCAGCTTAA